In Patescibacteria group bacterium, one genomic interval encodes:
- a CDS encoding DEAD/DEAH box helicase family protein, with product MKHLEHPQHLSEEFKKRFPHKKMRPDQRAALEFIAYHKKSLHEMPTGRGKTATGVTPLKAFKEIGVKPIIYATTTKTLVRQAKKMYPEGVVEAYGRNEYPCLFYKDKREKVTAEESPCSLLKCPHRVDLDTGKTVEPGVEPCPYLLVKHRAMKGDIIVCTIAYLVTHMLYVKKFKASPPKVLVIDEVHRLAEVTRQILSWDISGLTLKRAIKALSVIRREWLLERFLEEMMKIAKLKPTEPPELLADHEIKRLISLLEEINTKELRGTINKALELGILDPKKDRKTLKTLEIVVRHIPWYIKELFYATGTETRKPSNYVFMFYRKKRRKRGKRGPRVICKLCIRHFYVSPVIRLKILEPIERIIAYSATIGDKETFAIETGIDFPFQVYTSTFPIENTRVFLPTDTPNLAVKANPGRGALARAKNRAFSIIAKGCREFLKKEFRSLITVVSEAERLKFLERHSKDFKIMTYGPGLKAKDAARRFIEGEGDVLLGTVAQFGEGIDLPREIAPVIWVLRPPYPRPMDPASQFEERRWGVLRWRLIKYRVTVKALQVRGRNIRTAEDIGMCFFISKQFNRVLGGLPEWLEGARFEAPFDECLEEGLRLLTKES from the coding sequence ATGAAACATCTGGAACATCCGCAACATCTGTCTGAAGAGTTTAAGAAACGCTTCCCTCATAAGAAAATGAGGCCTGATCAGAGAGCCGCTCTAGAGTTCATCGCCTACCACAAAAAAAGTCTTCACGAGATGCCAACTGGAAGAGGAAAGACAGCAACTGGCGTTACTCCTTTAAAAGCCTTTAAGGAAATAGGGGTAAAACCAATTATTTACGCTACCACCACCAAAACTTTAGTTAGACAAGCCAAAAAAATGTATCCAGAGGGAGTGGTAGAGGCCTATGGAAGGAATGAGTATCCTTGTCTTTTCTACAAAGATAAAAGAGAAAAGGTGACAGCCGAAGAATCACCTTGCTCATTGTTAAAATGTCCCCATAGGGTAGATCTCGACACTGGCAAGACAGTAGAACCAGGAGTTGAGCCTTGTCCTTATCTCTTGGTAAAGCACCGGGCAATGAAAGGAGACATAATTGTCTGCACAATTGCTTACCTTGTCACTCACATGCTATACGTGAAAAAATTCAAGGCTTCGCCACCGAAGGTACTGGTGATCGATGAAGTTCATAGGTTAGCCGAAGTAACAAGGCAGATTCTTTCTTGGGATATCAGTGGCCTTACCTTAAAAAGAGCGATAAAGGCATTATCAGTGATTAGAAGAGAATGGTTGCTGGAAAGATTCTTAGAAGAGATGATGAAGATTGCCAAATTAAAACCAACGGAACCACCCGAGCTTTTAGCAGACCATGAAATCAAAAGATTGATTTCTTTGCTCGAGGAAATAAATACCAAAGAGCTTAGAGGGACAATCAATAAAGCCTTAGAACTTGGTATTTTAGACCCAAAAAAAGATAGAAAAACTTTGAAGACCCTTGAAATAGTTGTTCGGCATATTCCCTGGTATATCAAAGAATTATTCTATGCCACAGGTACAGAAACACGGAAGCCATCGAATTACGTCTTTATGTTCTACAGGAAAAAGAGAAGGAAAAGGGGCAAGAGAGGGCCAAGAGTAATCTGTAAGTTATGTATTCGACACTTCTATGTTAGTCCGGTGATTCGGTTGAAAATTTTAGAGCCTATTGAAAGGATTATTGCTTACTCGGCAACGATAGGCGATAAAGAAACCTTTGCCATTGAGACAGGAATAGATTTTCCTTTCCAGGTTTATACATCAACCTTCCCAATTGAAAATACGAGAGTCTTTCTACCGACCGATACGCCGAATTTAGCAGTGAAAGCTAACCCAGGCAGAGGAGCACTGGCTAGGGCAAAAAATCGAGCATTTAGCATAATTGCTAAAGGTTGCCGTGAGTTTCTGAAAAAGGAATTCCGATCTTTGATCACCGTTGTCTCAGAAGCTGAGCGATTAAAATTTTTGGAAAGACATTCCAAAGATTTCAAAATAATGACCTATGGACCAGGATTAAAGGCGAAAGATGCTGCCAGGAGATTTATTGAAGGTGAGGGCGATGTCTTACTTGGAACAGTAGCCCAATTCGGCGAAGGAATCGACTTACCAAGAGAGATTGCTCCGGTAATTTGGGTCTTGAGACCTCCATATCCACGACCAATGGATCCTGCATCACAGTTTGAGGAAAGACGATGGGGAGTATTGCGCTGGAGATTAATAAAATATCGAGTTACAGTAAAGGCTCTACAAGTAAGAGGTCGGAATATCCGAACAGCAGAGGATATCGGAATGTGCTTCTTTATTTCCAAGCAATTCAACAGAGTCTTAGGAGGTTTACCAGAGTGGCTAGAAGGGGCACGTTTCGAAGCACCTTTCGATGAATGCCTTGAGGAGGGACTGCGACTCTTAACCAAAGAATCCTAA